From Flavobacterium lipolyticum, one genomic window encodes:
- a CDS encoding MCP four helix bundle domain-containing protein: protein MKDLKKYSNKTKAAFILLIVMLLILLGNFNTLLNSKNVNENINAIYKDRLVVAHYIFQYSKELHFIKSEAEKLDLSDTIKKDEIIQTLNIIHTIDDLYAKTVLTDTEKQYFDAFLNSCKEINHQVAAKNWNKIAVSSNEALKTLEALSQIQIQEGKAKLASANAMYSKNNSLGQLQIALLIILGSITVYLLIVKKIKKSIKIPEPPSLN, encoded by the coding sequence ATGAAAGATTTGAAAAAATACAGCAATAAGACTAAAGCTGCTTTTATTTTATTGATTGTAATGCTTCTAATTCTTCTGGGGAATTTCAATACACTTCTAAATTCAAAAAATGTAAATGAAAATATTAACGCAATTTACAAAGACCGCTTAGTGGTTGCGCATTACATTTTTCAATACTCCAAAGAACTCCATTTTATAAAATCGGAAGCCGAAAAACTGGATTTAAGCGATACTATCAAAAAAGACGAAATCATTCAGACATTAAATATTATCCACACCATTGACGATTTATATGCCAAAACTGTACTGACCGATACGGAAAAACAGTATTTCGATGCTTTTTTAAATTCCTGTAAAGAAATAAACCATCAGGTTGCTGCCAAAAACTGGAATAAAATTGCCGTTTCAAGCAATGAAGCTCTAAAAACCTTAGAAGCTTTATCCCAAATTCAGATTCAGGAAGGAAAAGCAAAACTCGCGAGTGCCAATGCGATGTACAGTAAAAACAATAGTCTTGGGCAATTGCAAATTGCACTTCTCATTATTTTGGGCAGCATCACAGTTTACCTTTTGATTGTCAAGAAAATTAAAAAAAGTATTAAAATTCCTGAGCCGCCAAGTTTGAACTAA
- a CDS encoding nuclear transport factor 2 family protein — MEQKLPLPPFTYETALEKIQLAEDAWNSQDPERVSKAYTVDSEWRNRDQFVNGREAIIRFLTQKWEKERHYKLKKEYWAHTENRIAVRFEYEYQTPDGNWFRAYGNENWEFDANGLMQKRFASINDLPIKEEDRKLK, encoded by the coding sequence ATGGAACAGAAGTTACCATTGCCGCCTTTTACTTATGAAACGGCATTAGAAAAAATTCAATTGGCAGAAGACGCCTGGAACAGTCAGGATCCTGAGCGTGTTTCAAAAGCGTATACCGTTGATAGCGAATGGCGAAACAGAGATCAGTTTGTCAATGGAAGAGAGGCCATCATTCGTTTTTTGACTCAAAAATGGGAGAAGGAAAGACATTACAAACTCAAAAAAGAATATTGGGCACATACAGAAAACAGAATTGCCGTGCGATTTGAGTACGAATATCAGACTCCGGATGGAAACTGGTTCAGAGCCTACGGAAATGAAAACTGGGAGTTTGATGCTAATGGACTTATGCAAAAGCGATTCGCCAGTATAAATGACTTGCCAATTAAAGAAGAGGACAGGAAATTGAAGTAG
- a CDS encoding TetR/AcrR family transcriptional regulator — MQPKERILDKASVLFHTQGYNSTGINQIIEEAKVAKASFYQHFKSKEDLCVAFLEWRHEYWFAKLEQFTSDQKDSKLKVLTSFDFLIAMNQKENFRGCSFLNLLSEIPPDNEKVLSVIHSHKSDLRNYFKAEIENELLADHIYLLFESCIIESQLFQSNHLIEQSKKIIQTLIL; from the coding sequence ATGCAGCCCAAAGAACGAATTTTAGATAAAGCCTCCGTTTTGTTTCATACCCAAGGATATAATTCCACAGGTATAAATCAGATTATTGAAGAAGCGAAAGTGGCAAAAGCGAGTTTTTATCAGCATTTTAAATCAAAAGAAGATTTATGTGTCGCCTTTTTAGAGTGGCGTCATGAATATTGGTTTGCGAAGCTAGAACAATTCACTTCAGATCAAAAAGATTCTAAATTAAAAGTTTTGACTTCTTTTGACTTTTTAATAGCCATGAATCAAAAGGAAAATTTCAGAGGGTGTAGTTTTTTGAACCTACTTTCAGAAATACCTCCAGATAATGAGAAAGTACTGAGTGTCATTCATAGCCATAAATCAGACTTACGAAATTACTTTAAAGCGGAGATTGAAAATGAGCTTTTGGCAGATCATATTTATTTACTGTTTGAAAGCTGTATCATCGAAAGTCAGTTATTCCAATCAAATCATCTTATCGAGCAATCCAAGAAAATAATTCAAACTTTAATTTTATAG
- a CDS encoding DUF2911 domain-containing protein, whose protein sequence is MKKLLIALAIVLAPFATEAQIKTPQASPKGYIKQTVGLTDVEVTYSRPGARGRAVFGNLVPFGKLWRTGANENTIINFSDDVVIDGKTLKKGKYAIYTIPKIESWEVIFYLSTDNWGLPENWSDAYVALRTTVKEDALPTPVETFTIGINGLDPNYGYLEMSWENSHVALKFEVPTAKTATASIEKVLGGPSSNDYFSAATYLFQANGNIETARTYIDKSLDLSADKPYYILRLKSQIQAKQGDKKGAIETAKISLAAAEAAKNQDYVKLNKDSIAEWSR, encoded by the coding sequence ATGAAAAAACTACTTATCGCATTAGCCATTGTTTTGGCTCCTTTTGCTACAGAAGCACAAATAAAAACTCCGCAAGCGAGTCCTAAAGGATATATCAAGCAAACCGTTGGATTGACTGACGTTGAAGTTACCTATTCAAGACCGGGTGCCAGAGGAAGAGCTGTATTTGGAAATCTGGTTCCGTTTGGAAAATTATGGAGAACCGGAGCTAATGAAAACACGATCATTAATTTTAGTGATGATGTAGTGATCGACGGGAAAACATTGAAAAAAGGTAAATATGCAATTTATACGATTCCTAAAATTGAAAGCTGGGAAGTTATTTTTTACCTTTCTACTGATAACTGGGGATTACCTGAAAACTGGAGTGATGCTTATGTAGCTTTGAGAACCACGGTGAAAGAAGATGCATTGCCAACTCCGGTAGAGACTTTTACTATTGGAATTAATGGTTTAGACCCAAACTACGGTTATTTAGAAATGTCCTGGGAAAATTCTCATGTAGCATTAAAGTTTGAAGTACCAACTGCAAAAACGGCTACGGCAAGTATTGAGAAAGTTTTAGGAGGACCAAGTTCAAACGATTATTTTTCAGCTGCAACTTACTTGTTTCAGGCAAACGGAAACATCGAAACTGCCAGAACTTATATAGATAAATCATTAGACCTTAGCGCTGATAAACCATATTACATTTTAAGATTGAAATCGCAAATTCAGGCAAAACAAGGAGATAAAAAAGGAGCAATTGAAACCGCTAAAATTTCCCTTGCTGCTGCAGAAGCTGCTAAAAATCAAGACTACGTAAAATTAAATAAAGACAGTATCGCTGAGTGGAGCAGATAA
- a CDS encoding HAD family hydrolase → MIKTVIFDMDGVIVDTEPVHRYAYYKQFTELNITVTEEMYTSFTGFSTRNTFQTLKELFPTIEHEVEDLIQRKRNIFNDAFDTKEDLYLLEGVEDLIKDLYANGIQLILASSASKVTIERVFTRFNLHQYFTDIVSGEDFPQSKPNPAIFVHAASLSKAPKENCIIIEDSTNGVKAAKGAGVYCVGYNSHHSKLQDLSDADLIINHFSELNAQKISQLDA, encoded by the coding sequence ATGATAAAAACAGTAATCTTCGATATGGATGGTGTCATTGTAGACACTGAACCTGTACATCGTTATGCTTATTACAAACAATTTACCGAACTGAATATTACAGTAACGGAAGAGATGTACACTTCGTTTACCGGATTTTCGACACGAAATACCTTTCAGACTCTAAAAGAGCTTTTTCCAACAATTGAGCACGAAGTTGAAGATTTAATCCAACGAAAAAGAAATATTTTTAATGACGCCTTTGATACCAAAGAAGATTTGTACTTATTAGAAGGTGTTGAAGATTTGATCAAAGATCTATACGCTAACGGAATACAGTTAATTTTGGCTTCTTCGGCTTCAAAAGTAACGATTGAACGTGTGTTTACCAGATTCAATTTGCACCAGTATTTTACCGATATTGTCAGTGGTGAAGATTTTCCGCAATCTAAGCCAAATCCGGCCATTTTTGTACATGCAGCTTCGCTATCGAAAGCTCCAAAAGAAAACTGTATTATCATTGAAGACAGTACAAATGGGGTGAAAGCAGCAAAAGGCGCTGGCGTATATTGTGTAGGGTATAACAGTCATCATTCGAAATTACAGGATTTATCAGATGCTGATTTGATTATCAATCACTTTAGTGAGCTGAATGCGCAAAAAATATCACAGTTAGACGCTTGA
- a CDS encoding tRNA threonylcarbamoyladenosine dehydratase, translated as MAEWTERAELLFTKEGLQNLQNSNVLVVGLGGVGSFAAEFLARAGVGSMTIVDGDVVDITNINRQLPALHSTVGQPKITIVGDRLMDINPELKLTRVQEFLSPERAFEMVSSEFDYVLDCIDSITPKLNLIIAAKRKRVKIISSMGAGGKMLASKVKVTDISKTINCYFSKTIRKRLKAEKINKLKVVFSSEIQDEKSLKLTDGKNFKKSFYGTNSYMPGLFGLHVAETVIRYLLKKE; from the coding sequence ATGGCAGAGTGGACAGAAAGAGCCGAGCTTTTATTTACGAAAGAAGGATTGCAAAACCTACAAAATTCCAATGTGTTGGTAGTAGGTTTAGGAGGAGTTGGATCATTTGCAGCTGAATTTTTGGCAAGAGCAGGAGTAGGAAGTATGACTATTGTTGATGGCGATGTAGTAGATATTACAAACATTAACAGACAATTACCGGCTTTGCACTCCACTGTTGGTCAACCTAAAATTACGATTGTTGGAGACCGTTTGATGGACATCAATCCGGAATTGAAGCTAACGAGAGTACAGGAGTTTTTGTCTCCTGAAAGAGCTTTTGAGATGGTTTCTTCTGAGTTTGATTATGTGTTGGATTGTATCGACAGTATCACACCAAAATTAAACCTGATCATTGCTGCAAAACGTAAGAGAGTAAAAATTATCAGCAGTATGGGTGCGGGCGGAAAAATGCTGGCTTCGAAAGTAAAAGTAACGGATATCTCAAAAACAATAAACTGTTACTTCTCTAAAACAATCAGAAAGCGTCTAAAAGCCGAAAAAATAAACAAATTAAAAGTAGTTTTCTCTTCTGAAATTCAGGACGAGAAAAGTTTAAAACTAACAGACGGGAAAAACTTCAAAAAATCATTCTACGGAACCAACAGTTATATGCCGGGATTATTTGGTCTGCATGTTGCTGAAACAGTGATTCGTTATTTGCTGAAGAAGGAGTAG
- a CDS encoding TatD family hydrolase: protein MEFFNFHTHHFKNQANVLELVNQYPQEFDASIPFYSIGIHPWYIKEDQIDAELKIIEEKLQSNNCLAIGECGLDKRIEIPLEQQLIVFEKQLALAEKYQKPVVIHCVAAFQEMIALKKRMKISVPMIVHGFSKNGQIAAQLIKEGFYISFGKYLLRNPDLKTVFQTIPKDRFFLETDTIEESIEQVYELASQYKGLTIKELQKIVSDNFNAVFGKSNEN, encoded by the coding sequence ATGGAATTTTTTAATTTTCATACCCATCACTTTAAAAATCAAGCCAATGTGCTGGAATTGGTCAATCAATACCCACAGGAGTTTGATGCTTCGATTCCGTTTTATTCCATAGGAATTCACCCTTGGTACATAAAAGAGGATCAAATTGATGCTGAATTGAAAATTATAGAAGAAAAATTACAATCGAATAATTGTCTGGCTATCGGTGAATGCGGCTTAGACAAGCGAATCGAGATTCCGTTGGAACAGCAATTAATCGTTTTTGAAAAGCAACTGGCACTGGCGGAGAAGTATCAAAAACCGGTTGTCATCCATTGTGTTGCTGCTTTTCAGGAAATGATTGCATTGAAGAAGAGAATGAAAATTTCGGTTCCGATGATTGTTCATGGTTTTTCAAAAAACGGTCAGATTGCCGCGCAGCTAATTAAAGAAGGATTTTATATTTCGTTTGGAAAATATCTTTTGCGAAATCCCGATTTAAAAACTGTTTTTCAGACCATACCTAAGGATCGCTTTTTTTTGGAAACGGATACGATTGAGGAAAGTATAGAGCAGGTTTATGAATTGGCATCGCAATATAAAGGTTTAACCATTAAAGAATTGCAAAAGATTGTGTCGGATAATTTCAATGCTGTTTTTGGGAAAAGTAATGAGAATTAA
- a CDS encoding DUF1684 domain-containing protein: protein MKKSIVFLVLLAINFCLGQSKFDQKESEKFQKTINSEYADAKTSPLMAEDLKAFKSLDFYPINAKYFVTAKLEKAQNEKVFEMKTTGTRTPKYIKYGTLYFTIDGVALKLNVYRNIELSKTKEYKDHLFLPFSDLTSGKGSYIGGRYIDLKVPKGNTIAVDFNMAYNPYCAYNHKYSCPIVPLENDLNVEIKAGVKAFH, encoded by the coding sequence ATGAAAAAAAGTATAGTTTTTTTAGTATTGTTAGCGATTAATTTTTGCTTGGGACAAAGTAAATTTGATCAAAAGGAAAGTGAAAAGTTTCAAAAGACAATAAATTCAGAATATGCTGATGCTAAGACGAGTCCGTTAATGGCGGAAGATCTGAAAGCCTTTAAAAGTTTAGATTTTTATCCCATAAATGCAAAGTATTTTGTGACTGCAAAATTAGAGAAAGCACAAAATGAAAAAGTTTTCGAAATGAAAACGACCGGAACAAGAACGCCAAAATACATCAAATACGGAACTTTATATTTTACAATTGACGGAGTGGCCCTTAAATTGAATGTTTACAGAAACATAGAACTTTCGAAAACGAAGGAGTATAAAGATCATCTGTTCTTACCATTTTCAGATTTAACTTCGGGTAAAGGAAGTTACATCGGAGGAAGATACATTGATTTAAAAGTTCCAAAAGGAAACACAATTGCGGTTGATTTTAATATGGCCTACAATCCGTATTGCGCTTATAATCATAAATATTCATGTCCGATAGTTCCTTTGGAAAACGATCTGAATGTAGAAATCAAAGCGGGAGTTAAAGCATTTCATTAA
- a CDS encoding MDR family MFS transporter — translation MLKTAFSRYINNFKGFSREIWILAIVTFINRAGTMVLPFLSKYLKEDLHFTYIQVGWIMVAFGFGSMLGSWLGGKLTDKIGFYKIMIFSLFTSGVFLFLIQYVTHFWTLCVAIFTLMTIADMFRPAMYVSLGAYSEPENRTRALSLVRLAVNLGFAAGPALGGLIIMGMGYSGLFWVDGASCIIAISIFAILVKEKKKILDEDKIENTEVKKSVLQDKIFWVFLFVCFATAIIFFQLFTTLPLYHNEKFGLSAFQTGLLMTLNGLLIFTLEMPTVAFMERKGFPKIKIITLGSSIIALSFFLLLINVWAWILVISMILFSLGEILNFPFSNAFALSRAPRGQEGRYMALYTMSFSLAHIVSAKVGFEIISRFGYQINWLFMASIGVFATLCCFWIKKALVREKIS, via the coding sequence ATGCTTAAAACCGCTTTTAGCCGCTACATCAATAATTTTAAAGGTTTTTCGAGAGAAATTTGGATTCTTGCTATTGTTACTTTTATCAATCGTGCCGGAACCATGGTGCTTCCATTTTTGTCCAAATATTTAAAAGAAGATTTGCATTTTACGTACATTCAGGTAGGCTGGATTATGGTGGCTTTTGGTTTCGGATCAATGTTAGGTTCCTGGCTGGGTGGAAAATTAACAGACAAAATCGGGTTTTACAAAATCATGATTTTTAGTTTGTTTACTAGTGGAGTTTTCCTTTTCCTTATTCAATATGTTACCCATTTCTGGACGCTTTGCGTCGCGATATTTACTTTAATGACTATTGCCGATATGTTTCGCCCGGCGATGTATGTTTCGCTTGGTGCCTATTCTGAACCCGAAAACCGAACGCGTGCCCTTAGTTTGGTACGTCTTGCCGTTAATTTAGGATTTGCCGCAGGACCAGCATTAGGAGGTTTGATTATTATGGGTATGGGGTATTCAGGCTTATTTTGGGTAGACGGTGCATCGTGTATCATCGCCATTTCGATATTTGCCATACTGGTTAAAGAGAAGAAAAAAATACTAGACGAAGATAAAATCGAAAATACCGAAGTTAAAAAATCAGTTCTTCAGGACAAAATCTTTTGGGTTTTCTTGTTTGTGTGTTTCGCGACGGCTATCATATTCTTCCAGCTTTTTACCACTTTACCGCTGTATCATAACGAAAAATTTGGTTTAAGCGCGTTTCAGACCGGACTCTTAATGACACTAAACGGGTTGCTTATTTTTACTTTGGAAATGCCAACTGTTGCTTTTATGGAGCGGAAAGGCTTTCCTAAAATAAAAATTATCACACTTGGATCTTCCATTATAGCCCTGAGTTTCTTTTTATTATTGATTAATGTTTGGGCATGGATTCTGGTAATCAGCATGATTCTTTTCTCGCTTGGAGAAATTCTCAACTTCCCTTTCTCGAATGCTTTTGCACTAAGCCGGGCACCACGCGGACAGGAAGGCCGTTATATGGCACTTTACACTATGAGTTTTAGTCTTGCACATATTGTGAGTGCAAAAGTAGGCTTCGAAATCATCTCCCGGTTCGGATACCAAATCAATTGGCTTTTCATGGCTTCTATTGGAGTTTTTGCAACGCTATGCTGCTTTTGGATTAAAAAGGCATTGGTCAGGGAGAAAATATCTTAA
- a CDS encoding BlaI/MecI/CopY family transcriptional regulator yields MQKLTNKEEEIMHILWRLKKAFVKEVQAEITEDQPHYNTLSTIVRNLEEKGFVGHNAFGNTHQYYPIITLEAYSKKYMNTAIDNYFNSSYKNMVSFFAKEEKISAAELREILDMIENPKGEK; encoded by the coding sequence ATGCAAAAGTTAACGAACAAAGAAGAGGAAATCATGCATATTTTATGGAGGCTTAAAAAAGCTTTTGTAAAGGAAGTTCAGGCAGAAATAACAGAAGATCAACCCCACTACAATACCTTATCGACTATAGTGCGTAATCTGGAAGAGAAAGGATTTGTGGGGCACAATGCTTTTGGAAACACACATCAATATTATCCAATCATTACTTTAGAGGCCTACAGTAAAAAGTATATGAATACGGCAATTGACAACTATTTTAATAGTTCGTATAAAAATATGGTTTCATTCTTTGCTAAAGAGGAGAAAATTTCGGCAGCAGAATTACGTGAAATTTTAGACATGATCGAAAATCCAAAAGGAGAAAAATAA
- a CDS encoding M56 family metallopeptidase: MEALFLFIAKSGGLLILFYCAYYFLLRKETFFNSNRWFLLAGLITSVVLPFLVYSKTVWVNPTPETHLHYTTVYQPPLVENNASLINWNLVLLSVYIIVLLGLLLKFAYDFYSLNAVLKGKKITQQADFKFIDTNENIAPFSYFDYIVYNSSMYTPSELESIIEHEKVHSEQNHTADVLLSRIFCVLFWFNPIMWLYKKAILQNLEFIADSEAARKISDKKAYQYTLLKITTHENCVAITNHFYQSLIKKRIIMLNKNQSKKRNSWKFGAIVPALAAFVLVFQIEVIAKEKQQTAKVISGKTESVDVYKIKKNTTDAELKEIKEKLKAIHNIEFKASEIKRNADNELISIKIDVKNGKQQAQSVQTSGNEAIKDFGLIVTTDTNGSKNVGIQTADESNNSESHKESKKVKNKKVILKQTKNVNTNSGTDKEIASNTRTNTSTTTVITDDNGTTSVSTSNSDGKIIVSTSGKGSAKGPKLTIVDGVEMPANYSLEDLKPKHIKKMSVYKGSEATAKYGEKGANGVIEIETHQ, translated from the coding sequence ATGGAAGCACTTTTCTTATTTATCGCAAAATCCGGTGGTTTATTAATATTGTTTTATTGTGCTTATTATTTTTTACTGCGCAAAGAAACTTTTTTTAACAGCAACAGATGGTTTTTATTGGCTGGTTTAATTACCTCAGTAGTGTTGCCTTTTTTGGTATACTCTAAAACTGTTTGGGTAAACCCTACTCCCGAGACCCATTTGCATTATACTACTGTTTACCAACCGCCGCTTGTCGAAAATAATGCTTCCTTAATCAACTGGAATCTGGTGCTGCTTTCAGTCTACATCATAGTACTTCTGGGATTACTTTTAAAATTTGCCTACGACTTTTATAGTCTAAATGCAGTTCTGAAAGGAAAGAAAATCACGCAGCAAGCCGATTTCAAATTCATCGATACCAACGAAAATATTGCTCCTTTCTCTTATTTTGATTATATCGTGTACAACTCATCAATGTACACGCCTTCGGAATTAGAGAGTATTATCGAGCATGAAAAGGTGCATAGTGAGCAAAATCATACTGCCGATGTTTTACTGTCAAGAATATTCTGCGTTCTCTTTTGGTTCAACCCGATCATGTGGCTGTATAAAAAAGCAATTCTTCAAAATCTGGAATTCATCGCCGATAGTGAAGCTGCACGAAAAATCTCCGACAAAAAAGCGTATCAGTACACACTTTTAAAAATTACAACACATGAAAATTGTGTTGCCATTACCAATCATTTTTATCAATCATTAATCAAAAAACGAATCATTATGTTAAACAAAAATCAATCAAAGAAAAGAAATTCCTGGAAGTTTGGAGCAATAGTTCCGGCACTTGCTGCATTTGTATTAGTATTTCAAATCGAAGTAATTGCCAAAGAAAAACAACAAACGGCAAAGGTAATTTCAGGAAAAACAGAATCTGTAGATGTTTACAAAATCAAAAAAAATACGACAGATGCTGAATTAAAGGAGATCAAAGAAAAATTAAAAGCAATTCATAACATTGAATTTAAGGCTTCTGAGATAAAAAGAAATGCTGACAATGAATTAATATCAATCAAAATTGATGTTAAAAATGGCAAACAGCAAGCACAATCTGTTCAGACTTCAGGAAATGAAGCCATTAAAGATTTTGGATTAATTGTTACAACGGATACGAATGGCAGCAAAAATGTTGGCATTCAGACTGCTGATGAAAGTAATAATTCTGAAAGCCACAAAGAATCCAAAAAAGTAAAAAACAAAAAAGTAATCCTTAAACAAACTAAAAATGTTAACACTAATTCTGGTACTGACAAAGAAATTGCTAGCAATACTCGTACAAATACTAGCACTACTACTGTAATTACAGATGATAACGGAACAACCAGCGTATCTACCTCAAATAGTGATGGTAAAATTATTGTTTCGACATCGGGTAAAGGCAGCGCAAAAGGGCCTAAACTTACCATCGTTGACGGAGTTGAAATGCCTGCCAATTATAGCCTTGAAGACCTTAAACCAAAACATATTAAAAAAATGAGTGTCTATAAAGGAAGTGAAGCCACTGCTAAATATGGAGAAAAAGGGGCTAATGGTGTAATCGAAATCGAAACACATCAATAG
- a CDS encoding BlaI/MecI/CopY family transcriptional regulator yields the protein MQKLTNKEEEIMHILWKLQKAFVKEIQAEITEDQPHYNTLSTIVRNLEEKGYVSHSAFGNTHQYYPLVSIEEYRKGFMHTAIDNYFNSSYKSMVSFFAKEEKISAAELREILVMIETP from the coding sequence ATGCAAAAGCTAACCAACAAAGAAGAGGAGATCATGCACATTTTATGGAAGCTTCAAAAAGCTTTTGTAAAAGAAATTCAGGCAGAGATCACAGAAGATCAACCACATTACAACACTTTATCTACAATTGTTCGTAATCTGGAAGAAAAAGGCTATGTAAGTCATAGCGCTTTTGGAAATACACATCAATACTATCCACTGGTGAGTATTGAAGAATATCGAAAAGGGTTTATGCATACTGCTATCGATAATTATTTTAACAGCTCTTATAAAAGTATGGTTTCATTTTTTGCCAAAGAAGAAAAAATCTCGGCAGCAGAATTACGAGAAATCTTAGTCATGATCGAAACTCCCTAA
- a CDS encoding M56 family metallopeptidase gives MEAFFIFIAKSSGLVILFYCAYYFLLRKETFFNSSRWFLLAGLITSVALPFLVYTKIVWIEPTPIVQAPVMAASKTTIAAMDYSKAYLSPAVAEDPFEINWNYVVLAVYGIGFLALVIKFMIDFYSLNSVLKGKKVLQQADFKFVDINENIAPFSYFDYIVYNSSMYTALELESIIEHEKVHSDQNHTMDVLISRVFCVLFWFNPFIWLYKKAILQNLEFIADSEAAKIITDKKAYQYTLLKITAHESCVAITNHFYQSLIKKRIVMLNKNQSKKWNYWKYYAIIPALAAFIFLFQIKTIAQEKEAKEGRESKEIIEKNDSTEVIKIQKNTTDQELKKITADLKQKHNVDVVISDVKRNSENELTAIKVDVKRQNGKTQTIHIESNKAIKGCGIVVSTQDNGSKNIALITDDAPSNPRIFRNQVAERDEINDTDGAPLTPPTPPTPPSFPNGAMPQMPTLNVPMPPMPPISSGSKADMANFKKDMAEYEKKVKSIEPSIAAYEKQLNEFLSQRDANYEKDMQKYEAAMDKFSAEMEKFAENIEVKYGKDSKEYDINIKQYEQDMEHVKKDMKQYQKDAKQHERDARQKERDARQKERDARQKERDQRRDLESRRS, from the coding sequence ATGGAAGCCTTTTTCATTTTTATCGCAAAATCAAGCGGACTGGTAATATTGTTCTATTGTGCTTATTATTTTTTATTGCGCAAAGAAACCTTTTTTAACAGCAGCCGATGGTTCTTATTAGCAGGATTAATTACCTCCGTTGCTTTACCTTTTTTAGTTTACACCAAAATTGTATGGATAGAACCCACTCCTATTGTTCAGGCTCCTGTAATGGCTGCCTCAAAAACAACAATCGCTGCAATGGATTATTCGAAAGCATATCTTTCGCCCGCTGTAGCAGAAGATCCTTTTGAAATCAATTGGAATTATGTTGTACTGGCTGTGTATGGTATCGGATTTTTGGCTTTGGTCATAAAATTCATGATTGACTTTTATAGTCTTAATTCTGTTCTAAAAGGGAAAAAAGTACTACAGCAGGCCGATTTTAAATTTGTCGATATCAACGAAAACATTGCTCCTTTTTCTTATTTTGATTATATCGTATACAACTCATCAATGTATACCGCATTAGAATTAGAGAGTATTATCGAACACGAAAAGGTACATAGCGACCAAAATCATACGATGGATGTTTTAATCTCTAGAGTATTTTGCGTCTTATTTTGGTTCAATCCTTTTATCTGGCTGTACAAAAAAGCAATTCTTCAGAACCTTGAATTTATTGCCGACAGTGAGGCTGCCAAAATAATAACCGACAAAAAAGCGTATCAGTACACGCTTTTAAAAATAACAGCACACGAAAGCTGTGTTGCAATCACCAATCATTTTTATCAATCATTAATCAAAAAACGAATTGTCATGTTAAACAAAAATCAATCAAAGAAATGGAATTACTGGAAGTATTATGCCATCATTCCGGCACTAGCTGCTTTTATCTTTTTATTCCAAATTAAAACCATCGCACAAGAAAAAGAGGCTAAAGAAGGTAGAGAATCGAAAGAGATCATCGAAAAAAATGACTCAACCGAGGTTATTAAAATCCAAAAAAACACTACAGATCAGGAACTTAAAAAAATTACAGCCGATTTAAAACAAAAACACAATGTTGATGTTGTTATTTCGGATGTAAAAAGAAACAGTGAAAATGAGCTGACCGCCATTAAAGTAGACGTGAAAAGACAAAATGGAAAAACACAAACCATTCACATTGAAAGCAATAAAGCGATTAAAGGCTGTGGAATTGTGGTATCAACCCAAGATAACGGTTCCAAGAATATAGCGTTAATAACGGATGATGCTCCAAGTAACCCCCGAATTTTTAGAAATCAGGTTGCAGAGAGAGATGAAATTAATGATACAGATGGCGCCCCTCTTACACCTCCAACCCCTCCGACTCCACCGTCATTTCCTAATGGAGCAATGCCACAAATGCCTACATTAAATGTTCCAATGCCTCCAATGCCACCAATAAGTTCAGGCAGTAAAGCTGACATGGCTAATTTTAAGAAAGATATGGCCGAATATGAAAAGAAAGTAAAATCTATCGAACCAAGTATTGCCGCCTACGAAAAACAATTGAATGAATTCTTATCGCAAAGAGATGCAAATTATGAGAAAGATATGCAAAAGTATGAGGCTGCAATGGATAAATTCAGTGCCGAAATGGAAAAATTTGCCGAGAACATAGAAGTTAAATATGGAAAAGATTCTAAAGAGTACGACATCAATATAAAGCAGTACGAGCAAGATATGGAACATGTCAAAAAAGACATGAAACAGTACCAAAAAGATGCAAAACAACATGAAAGAGATGCAAGGCAAAAAGAAAGAGACGCAAGACAAAAAGAAAGAGATGCAAGACAGAAAGAAAGAGACCAAAGAAGAGATTTAGAAAGCAGAAGATCATAA